From Halomarina ordinaria:
AAACAGATGGGGACGGCCGCCCGTAACGCCGACTCGATGGTCCCCGGGCGCGTCGAGACGGCGAACAGCGTCCCGACGAGCGTGTCGGGGAAGAGCGTCCCCGCGAGCGCGAACGCGGCGACGAAGGCGACCGCCGCGAGGCCGATGTACCCCCGCGAGGAGAGGTCACGGACGCGCCCCAGCGGGGTCGTCGTCTCGCTACTCATCGCGCTCACCCCCGGCGCTGCCGCCGTCGGTCGCGACGGCGCGGTCGCCGCTCCGCGGACCGGTCAGCCGTCGACCGGCCAGTCGGAAGAACTCCGGCATGGCCACGAACAGGATGATGAGTCCCCGGAGCACGTCGACCAGTTCCGGCGGGACGTTGGTCGCCTGTACCGACAGCGCCCCGTTCTTCAGGACGCCGAAGAGGAACGCCGCGGGCAACACCCCGAGGGGGTTGTTCCCCGCGAGGATGGAGACGGTGATGCCGTCGAACCCGTAGGACGGGACCGACCCGCCGAAGTAACCGAAGTAGAGCAGGACGTACACCGTCCCCGCGAGACCGCCGAGCGCACCGGAGAGCGCCATGCTGCTGACGATGGTCCGTTTCGAGTCGACGCCGCCGTACTCCGCGGCCTCCGGCTGGAGGCCGCTCGTCCGGAGGTCGAAGCCGAAGGTGGTTCGTTCGAGCAGCAGGTAGACCCCCACGAGGAGGGCGACCCCCAGCGCGAGCGCGACCAGCGAGAACGGCGCCCGCGGGTCGAACGCGACCGTCGGGAACGAGACGAACTCGGGGAGCGTCTCGGTCTTCGTCGAGACGGACTCGGGGTCGGCGAAGCGGTTCTGGACGAGGTAGAGCGCGACCAGCGACGCGACGAAGTTGAGCATGATGGTCGTGATGACCTCGTTGGAGTCGGCGTAGGCCTTCAGCGCGCCGGGGATAGCCCCGTAGAGGCCGCCGAAGACGGCGCCGACCAGCAGCCCGAGCGGGAGGACGACGAGCGTCCCGACGACGCCGTCGAAGTACGGTGCGACGGCCAGCATCGCGACCGTACTCGCCAGTCCGCCCGCGATGAGCTGGCCCTGCGTCCCGATGTTGAAGATGCCCGCGCGGAACGCGACGGCGACCGACAGCCCCGTGAACAGCAGGATGGTCGTCTCCGCGAGCGTCCGGGCCATCGCGCCGTTGAACGGGCTCCAGCCGGTCTGGATGGGTGCCGCGAACTGCCCGTGGAGCGGGTCGAAGTACGGGTTGATGGGGTTGCCGAGCGCCCCGAGGAACAGCGCGTCGTACACCGCCGCCGGGTCGTAACAGAACCCGACGCCGAAGTACGACACCGCCGGCTGGGCGCACGTCGCCGTCCGCCCCGCCGCGAGGATGATGAGCGCGCCGACGAACAGCGACAGCGCGAGCGACGCGAGGCTGATGAGGAACCGCTCGGTCCCCGACGCCTCCAGTAACCGTTCGAGGGCGGCCTCGGCGCGTTCGCGCGCGCTCATCGCTCACCCCCCCGGTTCGCGTTCGCCCCCGGCGAGGGTTCGGCGCCGTCGGCGTCGGGGGGCGTGTCGGTCGCGTCCGCCTCGACCGTCTCGGGCGTCTCGCCCGCCATCAGCAGGCCGAGTTCCTCCTCGGTGGTCGCCTCCGGGTCGACGACGTCCATGATACGACCGTCGTGGATGACCGCGAGGCGGTCGGAGAGCGCCCTGACCTCGTCGAGCTGGGCGGAGACGACCAGAACGGCCACGCCCGCGTCGCGCAGCGCGACGAGGCGCTCGTGGATGAACTCCGTCGACCCGATGTCAACCCCACGGGTGGGGTGGGTGGCGACGACCACCCGGGGGTCGCGGGAGAACTCGCGGCCGACGATGAACTTCTGCTGGTTGCCGCCGGAGAGCGACTGCGCCGACGTGTCCGCGTTCGGCGGCCGCACGTCGTACGTCTCGATTATCTCCTCCGCGTGCTCGCGCGTCCGTCCCCAGTCGATGCGCCCGCCGCGGGCGTAGGGTGCGCTGTGCTGGTTGCCGAGGAGGCCGTTCTCCACGAGGTCGAAGTCCATCACCAGGCCGCGCTCGTGGCGGTCCTCGGGGACGTACGCCATGTGTGCGTCGATGCGCTCGCGGCGCGACCAGTCGGTGACGTCCTCGCCGTCGAGGTGGACGCGCCCCCCGTCGGGGGTGCGAAGGCCGGTGATGGCCTCGACGAGTTCGGACTGGCCGTTGCCGTCGACGCCCGCGATGCCGAACACCTCGCCGGCACGGACGTCGAAGGAGACGTCGGAGACGGCCTCGACGCCGCGGTCGTCGCTCGCAGTGAGTCCGTCGACCGAGAGGACGGGTGCGCCGGGGTCGGCGGGACCCTTCTCCACTTCGAGGAGGACCTCGCGGCCGACCATCAGCTCCGCGAGCGACTCGCGGTCGGTCGTGGCCGCGTCGACGGTCCCGACGTTCTCGCCGTCGCGCAGGACGGTGATGTCGTCGGCGGCGTGCATCGCCTCGCCGAGTTTGTGCGTGATGAAGATGATGGTCTTGCCCTGCGCCGTCAGTTCGTCGAACACCGCGAAGAGGTCGTCGACCTCCTGTGGGGTGAGGACGGCGGTCGGTTCGTCGAGGATGAGGACGTCGGCGCCGCGGTACAGCGCCTTCAGTATCTCCGCGCGCTGCTGGACGCCGACGCTCACGTCCTCGATGCGCGCCTCGGGGTCGATGTCGAACCCGTAGCGCTCGCTCAACTCGGCGACCTCGCGGCGCGCGCGGTCGCGGTCGACGGCGAGGCCGAGCCACTTGTTCGGCTCGTTACCGAGCGTGACGTTCTCGGCGACGGTCATCGGGTCGACCAGCATGAAGTGCTGGTGTATCATCCCGATGCCGGCGTCGATGGCGTCGCTCGGCGTGTCGAACGTCCGTGGAGCGTCGACGTAGCCGCCGTCGCCGTCCGGTTCGAGACCGTCGCCGTTCACGTACACGTCGCCGGCGGTCGGCTCGTAGAGGCCGTAGAGGACGTTCATCAGCGTCGTCTTGCCGGCGCCGTTCTCGCCGAGGAGGGCGTGGACCGTGCCCGCCTCGACGGCGAGGTCGACGTCGTCGTTGGCGACGACCCCCGGGAACCGCTTGGTGATCCCGTCGAGATGGACGGCTGTCGTCATTGGCGATAGCTCTGTGTCTGCATCGTGCCCGTTCTGTTAGAGTTCGTCCGGGTCCGTGGGAACCTCTATCTCCCCGTCGATTATCCCCTGGCGCGTCTCGTCGACGCTGTCCTTGATGGACCCCGGGATGGCGTCGCCGAGTTCCTGACCGTAGACTGCCGCGACGCCCTCCTCTTCCAGGCTGAGCGCGGTGGTCTCGCCGCCGGTGAACTCGTCGTTCACCACCGCCTCGACGGAGTCGAACACCGCGGTGTCGACGCGCTTGACCATGCTCGCGAGGATGACGTCAGCGTAGTCCTCCTGCGTGACCGACTGGTCGCGGTCGACGCCGATGGCGTAGCGCCCGGCCTCCTGGGCCGCGCCGAAGACGCCCGTCCCGGTGTTCCCGGCCGCGTGGTAGACGATGTCGGCACCCCGGTCGTACATCGAGAGCGCCGCCTCCTGCCCGCCCGAGGGGTCGTTGAAGTCACCGACGTAGCTCGTCAGGACCTCGACGTCCTCGTTGGCGGCCTGTGCGCCCGCCGTGAACCCGGCCTCGAACCGGCCGATGAGTTCGCCCTCGACGCCGCCGACGAACCCGACCGTCGTCTCGTCGGGCACCGTCTCGCCGCCGCCCTCGCTGAACTCCTCGGTCGTCAGCAGGCCGGCCATCTGGCCGACGAGGTACGACCCCTGCTCCTCGCGGAAGACGTAGCTCGACACGTTGTCCGCGTCGACCGTCTCGTCGACGATCATGAAGTTCTGTTCCGCGTACTGCGGCGCGGTATCCGTGAGCGAGGACTGCTGGAGGAAGCCGATGCAGCAGACGAGGTCGTAGTTCCCCGACTGCGCGAGTTCCTGCTGGAACGTCGGGAACTGCGACTCCTCGTCCGGCTGGCGCTCCGCGTACTCGATGCCGAGTTCCTCCTCGGCCTGCTGGATGCCCTGCTGGGCCTGGTCGTTGAACGACCCGTCGCCGAGGCCACCGGTCGCGTACACCATGCCGATGTTCGCGGCCGCCTCGCCGCCGTCGCCGCCGCTCCCGTTACTGTCGTTGCTGTCGTTACTGTCGTTGCCGCCACCGCCGTTCCCGTCACCGGTCGGGCCGCCGGTACAGCCAGCCAGCCCGGTCACGCCGACGATACCCGCACCCTTGAGGAAATCGCGCCTCTCCATGTCTATAGACACCTACCCAAGAACCGTTACGGCGCGTGAATAAGTACATCGTTTCTCAGTAGCGTCACGACCAGGTCGAACGTCGATTAATCCCGGGTAACGACGGACGAACGGAACGGTACACGCGACGGAAACGTGCCGTCGTCGGCTTACTCGGCGTCCGAGACGGCCGCCTCCACCTCGTCGACGACCGTCGCCACCAGCTCGTCGACCGTCTCGCTCTCCGCGTACACCCTGACGTAGGGTTCGGTCCCGCTCGGGCGCACCAGCGTCCACGCCCCGCCGAAGTCCAGGCGAACGCCGTACTCCGTCTCGACGGTCGCCTCGGGGAAGGCGGCCGGCAGGCGGTCGGTCAACAGCGCCATCGCCCCCGCCTTCGCCTCGTCGGGACAGCGGACGCTCACCTTCCGGTAGGGCCGCTCGGTGACGGGGTCGCGTAGCGCCGCGAGGCCGCCGGTGCCGTCGGGACCGGCCGCCGCCCCGACCAGCACCGCGAGCACGGCGGCGCTCGCCACGCCGTCTATCCACGGCCCGAACGCCGTGTGGATGTGCTTCCACGGTTCGCCCGCGAAGACGACGTCGCCGCCCGCCGTCCGGACGGCCGCGATGCCCTCGTGGAGCGAGCCGAGTTTCACCCGTTCGGTGCGACCGCCGGCGGCCGCCACGCGCTCGTCGATGCGCCCGGAGGCGTTCGGCGTCGTCACCACCACCGGGTCGGCCGCGTCGCTCTCGCGGACGTAGTGCTCGGCGAGGACGGCGAGGACGGTGTCCTCGTGGACGACCTCGCCCGACCGGTCGACGACGACGATGCGGTCCGCGTCGCCGTCGTGGGCGAGGCCGAGTACCGGTCCCTCGCAGTCGGCGACGAACCGACGGAGGTCCGTCACCGTCTCCGGGGTGGGCTTGCTCGGCCGGCCGGGGAAGTGTCCGTCGACCGTCGCGTTGAGCGCGACGACGCGCGCGCCGAGGTCCCGGAGCACCTGCGGCGCGGCGAGCGCCGCCATCCCGTTCCCACAGTCGAGGACGACGGTCACGCCATCGAGGGCGGCCCCCCGCTCGCGGGCGTAGGCGACGACCGCGCGACGGTAGTCGGACAGCGGGTCGACCGCCCGCGAGTCGCCCCACTCGTCCCACGCGACGGGGGGCGCCTCGTCGGCGACCCGGCGCTCGATGCGCGCCTCGCCCGCCCCGTCGTACTCCTCGCCGTCGACGAACAGTTTCAGTCCGTTGTCGGTCGGCGGGTTGTGGCTCGCCGTCACCTGGAGGCCGTGGCGCCCGCGCGAGGCGAACGCGAGCGTCGGCGTCGGTACCTGTCCGACCCGGAGGACGGTCGCGCCGGCGCTCGTCACGCCGGCTTCCACCGCCGCCGCGAGCGACGGCCCCGTCTCGCGGCCGTCGCGCCCGACGACGAGTTCCTCGGCGTCCCGTCCGATGGCCCGCCCCACGGCGAGCGCCAGTTCCGGCGTCACTCGCTCGCGGGCGTCGCCGCGAATTCCCGCGGTCCCAAAGAGGTCCATGTCCGTACGCGGGGTGGGAGGTACTTATCTCGATTCGTGTCGGTCCGTCGCGGGCGGCGGGGGCAAGTGGGAGAAGGGAAGTGAGGAGGGAACGTGCGTCCCGGCCTCAGAGTTCGACGCCGCTCGGGATGAGACTGTGCTGGCGGAGCAGTTCCCCCGCGATGTCGTAGACGAGGAACGTCGACTTGTCGTAGGTGGCGACCTGCTCGTCGTCGATACTGATGGCTATCTGGTAGCGACCGTCGTCGATGTCGGCCGCCTTGCCGTAGGCGCGCGCGGCCGTCACGAGGTCGATGACCGTCGTCGCCTCCACGTTGACCTCGAGGACGTAGTCGCCGGTGATGCGGTTGGTTATCGAGAAGACGCCCGTGGCGCCGGGGCCCATCTCGGGGTCCTGCAGACGGTAGGCGACGTCGACACGCGCAGCGTCGAGCGTCTCCCCGGACTCGTCGGTCAGGCGGGTCTCGAACGGCCCCTCAGGGCCGTCGAAGTCGACGGTCACCACCGGCTTGGCGCCCTCCTCCGGACCGGGGTCGACATCGAGGGTGAAGTAATCTCGCCTCATTTAGAATGGAGTTGGCCAGCCGAGGTGAAGAACGTAACGCCGCAGGGTGGTTTCGCCGGGGGTTCGACGGACCTACTCCTCGTCGACGGTCGACACGTCGACGGTCGACACGTCGACGC
This genomic window contains:
- a CDS encoding ABC transporter permease, whose product is MSARERAEAALERLLEASGTERFLISLASLALSLFVGALIILAAGRTATCAQPAVSYFGVGFCYDPAAVYDALFLGALGNPINPYFDPLHGQFAAPIQTGWSPFNGAMARTLAETTILLFTGLSVAVAFRAGIFNIGTQGQLIAGGLASTVAMLAVAPYFDGVVGTLVVLPLGLLVGAVFGGLYGAIPGALKAYADSNEVITTIMLNFVASLVALYLVQNRFADPESVSTKTETLPEFVSFPTVAFDPRAPFSLVALALGVALLVGVYLLLERTTFGFDLRTSGLQPEAAEYGGVDSKRTIVSSMALSGALGGLAGTVYVLLYFGYFGGSVPSYGFDGITVSILAGNNPLGVLPAAFLFGVLKNGALSVQATNVPPELVDVLRGLIILFVAMPEFFRLAGRRLTGPRSGDRAVATDGGSAGGERDE
- a CDS encoding ABC transporter ATP-binding protein: MTTAVHLDGITKRFPGVVANDDVDLAVEAGTVHALLGENGAGKTTLMNVLYGLYEPTAGDVYVNGDGLEPDGDGGYVDAPRTFDTPSDAIDAGIGMIHQHFMLVDPMTVAENVTLGNEPNKWLGLAVDRDRARREVAELSERYGFDIDPEARIEDVSVGVQQRAEILKALYRGADVLILDEPTAVLTPQEVDDLFAVFDELTAQGKTIIFITHKLGEAMHAADDITVLRDGENVGTVDAATTDRESLAELMVGREVLLEVEKGPADPGAPVLSVDGLTASDDRGVEAVSDVSFDVRAGEVFGIAGVDGNGQSELVEAITGLRTPDGGRVHLDGEDVTDWSRRERIDAHMAYVPEDRHERGLVMDFDLVENGLLGNQHSAPYARGGRIDWGRTREHAEEIIETYDVRPPNADTSAQSLSGGNQQKFIVGREFSRDPRVVVATHPTRGVDIGSTEFIHERLVALRDAGVAVLVVSAQLDEVRALSDRLAVIHDGRIMDVVDPEATTEEELGLLMAGETPETVEADATDTPPDADGAEPSPGANANRGGER
- a CDS encoding BMP family lipoprotein, giving the protein MERRDFLKGAGIVGVTGLAGCTGGPTGDGNGGGGNDSNDSNDSNGSGGDGGEAAANIGMVYATGGLGDGSFNDQAQQGIQQAEEELGIEYAERQPDEESQFPTFQQELAQSGNYDLVCCIGFLQQSSLTDTAPQYAEQNFMIVDETVDADNVSSYVFREEQGSYLVGQMAGLLTTEEFSEGGGETVPDETTVGFVGGVEGELIGRFEAGFTAGAQAANEDVEVLTSYVGDFNDPSGGQEAALSMYDRGADIVYHAAGNTGTGVFGAAQEAGRYAIGVDRDQSVTQEDYADVILASMVKRVDTAVFDSVEAVVNDEFTGGETTALSLEEEGVAAVYGQELGDAIPGSIKDSVDETRQGIIDGEIEVPTDPDEL
- a CDS encoding phosphomannomutase, translating into MDLFGTAGIRGDARERVTPELALAVGRAIGRDAEELVVGRDGRETGPSLAAAVEAGVTSAGATVLRVGQVPTPTLAFASRGRHGLQVTASHNPPTDNGLKLFVDGEEYDGAGEARIERRVADEAPPVAWDEWGDSRAVDPLSDYRRAVVAYARERGAALDGVTVVLDCGNGMAALAAPQVLRDLGARVVALNATVDGHFPGRPSKPTPETVTDLRRFVADCEGPVLGLAHDGDADRIVVVDRSGEVVHEDTVLAVLAEHYVRESDAADPVVVTTPNASGRIDERVAAAGGRTERVKLGSLHEGIAAVRTAGGDVVFAGEPWKHIHTAFGPWIDGVASAAVLAVLVGAAAGPDGTGGLAALRDPVTERPYRKVSVRCPDEAKAGAMALLTDRLPAAFPEATVETEYGVRLDFGGAWTLVRPSGTEPYVRVYAESETVDELVATVVDEVEAAVSDAE
- a CDS encoding DUF5793 family protein, coding for MRRDYFTLDVDPGPEEGAKPVVTVDFDGPEGPFETRLTDESGETLDAARVDVAYRLQDPEMGPGATGVFSITNRITGDYVLEVNVEATTVIDLVTAARAYGKAADIDDGRYQIAISIDDEQVATYDKSTFLVYDIAGELLRQHSLIPSGVEL